The segment TAATATATATTAAACCGCCTTGTAGCGGTGAAAGCGCAAGGTTTAAATTTAGTCTAAGGTTTTTAATTCAATTAACTCTTCAGGAACTCCGTATGTAAGAGCTGCTTCTCGCAGGGTAGTAATACTTTCTTTATGTAATAATTCGTCAGGCATCAATAATTCGATAGCGAACAGGTTTGCTTCACGTTCAATTCTGTCTATGGAATACAAGGTCTTGTTCCTTAGGAATGGCGTGTTCAGTGTTGGATGAAGGATGGAATGACCCAGTTCATGAGCACAAGTGAACCGTTGTTCCTGTTCGCTGGCATTGGAATTTATATGTATTAACTGAACCCGGCGATAAGTATTGTAGTAGCCGAGCATGTCTCCCAACTCTTCGAAGAGGACTATAATATTTCTCTGGGATGCTATCTCAAAAGGATTGTTAGTGCCGTGCTTCTTAATGAGTCGAGTTACAGTATGCTTGATCATGCTGCATCCCTCGCTTATTAATCGCGGTATTTTTTTGGGGTGAATTTCTTTTTGGCCATTTCTTTGGCCAAACGCATTGAATTTTCAAGGGAGATTGCGAAGAGTCGTTTTGTTTCCTCGTCCATGGGTTCTCCGTTAAATGCCAGAGATTCATTGCTTTCAAGGTCAGCCAGCATACGCTCAAGGTCTTTAGCGATATCTTTTTCATCAGATTCGGTTAGAGAATAATACGTTTTATCTCTTCCAAGTAACTGATCTGTAGAAACCCCAAAAAAGTCAGCGAATTTTTCAAATAATTCAATATCAGGTTTTCTTGTTTCGTTTTCATAACCAGATATAGTTGACTCCGCCAAACTGAATTTTTCTCCAAATTCCCTCATAGTCAGACCTTTTAATTTTCTTAATTCTCGTATTTTTCTTCCGTACACTTTAATTCCCCTTCGCCATGGTTTATTAAGATTATACTTTGCACTTTGCAAAATGTGAATTATAAAAGCTTAAACTTTGCAAAATGCATTGACAAAACTAATAATGGAGAATATTATGGTATCAAACAACGCAATACGCAAAGTAAAGGAGGTCATATTTTGGAGAGTGCAGCTAGAACAGCGCGAATTGCAAAGGGTATGTCTATTGAAGAAGCAGCTAGAGCCTTAAGTATTCCAGCCGGATATTTGTCTCAGATTGAAAATGGGAAACGTCATGTAAGCGATCAAAGAGCTGAAAACATAGCTTGCTTATATGAAGTTGAAGTTTCAAAGATTTTCAGTGCAAGCAGATATGTTATCTGCGAGCAACAAAAGAAGGGTGGAGAAGAGAGCGATGAACGGTATGCTGACTATCAACATTGATGAGAATGAAGTCAAAAAAATGTGCCGTGAACGTGTCGAAGAGTTGGTAAAAGAAGTTGATTCTGAATATGTGTTTTGGGATTCAACCGAATTGAAAAAACGAACCTGTATGAGTTGGAATACGATCCAGGACAACTTCTTCTTCGATCCAAGGTTCCCAAAAGTCAAAGTGGGTGGAAAGTGGTACTTTCCAGTGAAAGAAACACGTGATTTCTTAAAAACATGGCTTCTTGAACAGCGGTAAGAAGGGAGTTGAAATGTAGATGTTTAGTATTGATGAATGGTGTCAGATTCGTTACGCCCTAAAACAATATGTGAAAGACCAATCCAGAGAATTGTCTGATTACGAGAAACTTTCAGATTGTAAGCCTATGGTGATTGAAGCGATGCAAAGATCTATTGAGGATGCTTCTTCTGCCCTCGCCAAGGTTGAAGCTGGAAGGTCTGAACTTATTTCGGAGGAAAAGGAGGATTCAGCTTGAAACGACACATTCTGGTAGAACAAGCTCTGGCGGCAGGACAGGCAGCTGAGCACAACCTCATTCTGATTGCTCGTGAGCCGGACAGGATGATCAAACCGCAAAAACTGATCGACGGTATCAAGTATTTGAACACCATGATCAATTTCGCTCATACAGAAGAACAAAGATACAGCGGAATGGAGGGAGCAATGTGAAGGATGTTCTTGCTCAGAGAGATAAACAACGGCGCGAGATTCGCAGAAAGCTGAACTTGCTGTACTTGAAGATTCTGAACGAGGACAATGTCGAGCGGTCGTTGCTGGATCAGCAGATCAAGGATTTAAGAAGAACTTTGTTGTGTATTGATCCTGTCGAGCAGCCAGATCCGTCGTTCGGGATCCCTACACATAAACAAAGATCACGTCTCGGAAACGTGATCTAAGTCAATGCATTTGAAAATCAATTTATTCGATTATAACACAACTAACAGTCATATGAAAAGTGACCTGGAAAGGGGGTCGAAGTCATGGCCCGGCCATTGAAAGAGAGCCTGGACTATTTCCCTCTTGATATCGACTTTGACCAAGACGACAAACTCTCTGTCGTGATCAGCAAATTTGGCATGAACGGACTAGGCATCGTCGTAAAAATCATGATGGAAATCTATCGCAACGGATACTTCTATCTGTGGGGAGAGCGAGAACAATATGTGTTCTCTAACCGGATTAATGCTGACATTAATACCGTAAATGGGGTTATTGATGAATGCATTAAATGGGGTTTCTTCCATCAGGAATTGTATAAGAACTTCGGCATCTTAACGTCCAGAGGATTTCAAAAGCGATTCATTGAAGCAGCCAAACGCAGGAAGGTTATAACCCTCCATGAGGATTACATTCTGGTCAATCCGGAGGAAGAGTCGGAGAAGGTGTCCCACTCGATAGCAGTCGTTAATGATGACGGAAAAATAGTTAATGCATACATTAACCCTAATAAGCGAGACAAAGCGGACGCAGAAATACCACAAAGTAAAGTAAAGGAAAGTAAAGTAAAGAAAAGTAAAGTAATTAATAATAATGCTCCCTCGGATCTAAAACCGAATCCTAAGGAGTCTCCATCGAAAAATTCTAATTCAGCAAAAAAGGGGACTAAAAAACCCAATTATGAAGAAGACAGCCCCTATTTCAAGATGGCCGTGTACTTCAAAGACAAGATTGATGATATGGCTGCAAAAGAAGGGCTATCAAGTTTAACAGCAAGCACCAACATCCAGACTTGGGCCAATGACTTCAGGCTGATGGTTGAAGTGGACAAGCACTCCGATAAAGACCTGATCCGGAAGGTCATGGATTGGGTCGTCACGGATCATTTCTGGAAATCTAATGTACTGAGCGCTTCTAAATTCAGGACTCAGTTTCCAAAGCTGGTTCTGGAGATGAACAAGAAAACCAGAACCACATATGGTGCTAAAGTGAAGCCATTGATTCCTGTTGTGCAGCCGCAAATACCGGAGTCAACTATCTCCGACCTATCAGAGAATGAATTTGAAGAAATGATGAGATTTGCCCGTGAAATGCAGGAAAGCAAGGGCAGCCGATGATAAAGAATCAGTGGCTCAACAAGCAACAGGTCCAATCAGCTGGAATAGCCTGCTTTATACCTCGTCAAATTCAAGTTGATGGAGAATGGGTCTGGGATGGTAGGTGGATTGGTGCTCCTGAACCTATAGCAGATATCCTTCTTTCATTCGCTCGCTGTAAACAACTAGGATGTCCAGTACAGCCAGGCGAATCGCCAGATGCTTATGTTTATAAGGCATCTGAGAAAACCCAATTCCGCTATGTGCCGTTTTGGTCGCGTTTTGAAGAACAAATTGATATGTCAAAAACGGATGAAGCAGAGGCTCGTATCATTAAACGTCATCGAGGCGATGGAGTAAGAAATAAGTTGAAAGGGTGTTCGAAATGGAACAAGCAATAAAGAAACTTCAAGATGAAATTATGGCTAGTCAAAACAATCCATACATCCAAGTGATCGGGAATTTCTTGATTCAATATGTTCAGGCAAATCCAGAAAGCGCGGTAGGGATCCTGGGAGAAGGCAAGAGCATTGCAAAGAGCCTGGATGCCATGAAGCAAGAAGGACAAAAAAAACAGTCGAACGGTATGGCTATGATCACGGGTCAGGACATTCTGAAGTATTTCGGGATCGATGGACCGCCAATGGAATCCGTTTACGGTAGAACAGATATCAAGCCAGTGCCAGATTCCTCTCGATTCGATGCGAAATTAGACGATTTCCTGTGAGGTGAACATGATGGAGTATAAAGATTTTACAAAGCACTTCCCTGAAAAAATTAGTGTGCAGCTGGAGAAATACGTGACAGAAACTGTGTTAGTCGACAGCAGATATCTGTTCGTTAAAACCGTGTCTTCGGTACAATTCGCATACTGTACGCATTGCAAGAAGACACACCAAACTGAAAAACGATTGAGACATAAACAGGTCGAGCGAGCAATATGCCCTAAATGTGAATCGAAGTGCAGTATAAGAGCGGCAGGGATTAGCAGAAATAGAATGTGTGATTATG is part of the Paenibacillus algicola genome and harbors:
- a CDS encoding ImmA/IrrE family metallo-endopeptidase produces the protein MIKHTVTRLIKKHGTNNPFEIASQRNIIVLFEELGDMLGYYNTYRRVQLIHINSNASEQEQRFTCAHELGHSILHPTLNTPFLRNKTLYSIDRIEREANLFAIELLMPDELLHKESITTLREAALTYGVPEELIELKTLD
- a CDS encoding helix-turn-helix domain-containing protein — translated: MYGRKIRELRKLKGLTMREFGEKFSLAESTISGYENETRKPDIELFEKFADFFGVSTDQLLGRDKTYYSLTESDEKDIAKDLERMLADLESNESLAFNGEPMDEETKRLFAISLENSMRLAKEMAKKKFTPKKYRD
- a CDS encoding helix-turn-helix domain-containing protein — its product is MNYKSLNFAKCIDKTNNGEYYGIKQRNTQSKGGHILESAARTARIAKGMSIEEAARALSIPAGYLSQIENGKRHVSDQRAENIACLYEVEVSKIFSASRYVICEQQKKGGEESDERYADYQH
- a CDS encoding group-specific protein, giving the protein MLTINIDENEVKKMCRERVEELVKEVDSEYVFWDSTELKKRTCMSWNTIQDNFFFDPRFPKVKVGGKWYFPVKETRDFLKTWLLEQR
- a CDS encoding DUF4373 domain-containing protein, translated to MARPLKESLDYFPLDIDFDQDDKLSVVISKFGMNGLGIVVKIMMEIYRNGYFYLWGEREQYVFSNRINADINTVNGVIDECIKWGFFHQELYKNFGILTSRGFQKRFIEAAKRRKVITLHEDYILVNPEEESEKVSHSIAVVNDDGKIVNAYINPNKRDKADAEIPQSKVKESKVKKSKVINNNAPSDLKPNPKESPSKNSNSAKKGTKKPNYEEDSPYFKMAVYFKDKIDDMAAKEGLSSLTASTNIQTWANDFRLMVEVDKHSDKDLIRKVMDWVVTDHFWKSNVLSASKFRTQFPKLVLEMNKKTRTTYGAKVKPLIPVVQPQIPESTISDLSENEFEEMMRFAREMQESKGSR